Sequence from the Cucumis sativus cultivar 9930 chromosome 1, Cucumber_9930_V3, whole genome shotgun sequence genome:
TTTTAATGGTCTGTTTGGATTGAGTataggaaaaataatatttttaattaaactttttaaataaaaggtCAACCACCTTGTTTCTTTGCTGATGTCCGAATGATCGGTTGAACCCCGTAGGCTAAGGCTTCCAGCACAATAACTGCATCCGTGTTAATTctcaaatatcttatattcaaaatttcctTTCCCATGATCAGCATTCCCTATTCCACAATCCAAACTTCGGTTTCTgttttcaaattatcaaatattgaaCTTTTCAATATTCTGCTAAATCAAGTTTGCTAGATTTCTAGTtctaggaaaagaaaagaagcaaGAGCCCTTTACAAGACCTATACCAACAACTAGCAagttaactttattttctctctagtTTATTCACATGAGGCATTCATCTAATCTGCCTTTGTGAAGTTGAAAAGCAGGATTTACCCAAGCTCCGCAGCTGCACTGCATTCCAGCCCAGTTGAAGGAACCCAAACGAGCTTTGCATCCAATACACACAAGTTTCTCTTCAACATGCCCATCTTGCACTGCTcatcaaaaagaagaaatgagttGATTTTTACGACGATCGAGCAAgattaattgaaaagaagacgAAAGGAAAAGGGGGTTTGATTTGCTTAATCTTACAGGTTTCCATCCATTTCATTGGTTCAACAAATATGGAGGTGCAATCAGCTGGCTTGTTCTCTATTCCTTGTGAATTACCACTTCTCTTATTCCACTTGAAGCATGATTCACCTTTTCCTCGTTCGTGGGTAATGATACTCTCCTGCGTGGCAACAATTCTACGACACTTCTTACAACGATACATAACTTGAGGATTTGAGACGGATTCTGAACTTGAGTTATTTTCTTCACTCATGTTTGTAGCTTGACAATGATGGCTGATAAACTGGTAAAggattaaattttgttaaataaatggAGAAAAGAATAGGAAGATATGGCAACATGGAGATAGAACTTCAGCAACATTGCCAGACAACAGATTAAAGAGCAATCAGCAAGAAAGATTGCATCTGGGGCAGTACTCAGTTGTCTGTTTCTTGTATACTTATTCCCTTCCTCAAAATCTATTATAGGTAATACTCCAAACTCAAAACATTTATACAATACAAGATGTGAAAATATAATGCTAAGTCACTGAAACATTCAAACAAGAGCAAATCACGGCTggaatataaagaaatttttcaaaagttgagaGATAAATTGGACGCCTATTATCATGATCTACAAAAGCTACTGCccctaaaaaatatcaatacttAACAGCATTGAGCACCCACACCAAACAAAACTTCACAGCAAGAGAATCCCACCTCTCCATCCTCCACCCGAAAAACAAGTAAGCCGCTAAAGTGCACATAGCTCAACTAACATTGAGCGACTATGATGTTTGTGGGTCAAATCCCCTACACctattgaactaaaataagctatcaaaaaaaggaatgattttctatatttggatTCCCTTCTCAGAGGCTGAAAACGCATACATTTACCCTCAGTCATCAGCACTTGGGGATTGTTTAGACTCCCAACTTCAACTTGGGGCAGTGGACTATAAAGGTCCACTCAGTGGTAAGCTTCCAATTAAAATAGTTGATGTTAATACTCACAGTTAACTACAATAATAGGATTTGAAATCACTTTTTGTTACAAGGTTCAACACTAAACACAACAGTTTATTCTAgtacaagaaagaaaataagtattGCTTCTCTGATTATACAACAATGAGGATCAAATAAGCTTTTGATGATAAAGAATATCAACAATCATAGATTATAGGTTAAAAGAAAGTCCGCTGTCCTAATTCCTACACAAACCATTTGAGCGACTTCTCCCCTTCCTCCAATTATTCTGCTAATTTCAAGAACCAGAAAACACCGAAACAATGTTAACATTTCACTACGCAAAATTCGGATTCACAAAGAATGAAACGGAGGAAAATTCAGCCTGGGACCGAAATTCAAATCATCGAttcattcatttgttttcaacagtgagattaaaaaaaaaatgggattCCATGGACGACGAGAATGAAATTACTTGTTGGGTTTAGCTTAAGAAACTTGCCACACCTGAGAAAAGTTGCAGCGTCGCCGTTACTCTCAAATTTTCGTCCTACCCTCCGCAAGGATGAGCAACAGAACGTCCACACCGCCAAATTTACCCCCACAAAGTATTCTTTTggatcatttttaaaaataccaaaatatttggGAAATTGCATCTTAACACCCAATAAAAAttaggcaaaaaaaaaaaaaaacaatcaaatccaacttttctttttcatatatttgtttttcatattgaAAATACGAcgagtaattaaatatatttgatagttatcaaacattaatatacttttaaatttgttagttttataatttaaaaaatgcgCTGACATATATGTTGTtatcctaaattttatttcgTTGTTTTGCAAATGCccaaaaatattaactatcTAACCTTTATGAAACTTTCTATATcctatttaattcttttttattattattttatcttatatgataaatgatatataaagATGAGTAACCTTGGTTACAATTAAGtattatatgaatatttcacttcaaataaatttaattcgttGAATTTGAGCTTTgcatttatattaattttagcaCATGTGTAGGAGTATTTTTCATATCTTATGATCTTGAGATGAATTCTTGTAACACCCCATGACTACGATTTGAAATTCGGATCTCCGACATTCCCTTACATCCCCTGCAACTTTATTAGAGTAAAAGTTCTTCCTACAAACCAACACGAGTCTTTTCAAGATGTTttgtcctcactcacatgcatctTAGGAATATTTCCAAGAGGTCACccaatataaaattgtttcaaGCTAAGCACATCTAACTTTTGAGTTCTTATGATCAAGCCACTGAAAAGGAAAGTGCATATTAGTATAggtattaacttttatttcttttaagtatttcttaaactttcaagTTCTTAGAATCTCTCTCATTCAGATATGATATCGGTTCATTCATGTCTCTCTCCTAATCTCGGGCATTACAACTATATTATTTAGATCTTCAGTGCTTATAAGGAGTTAAGGAGTTGTATTCTTCATATCTCAAAAGCTTTAATCAATATGGATTTCAAATCTTGAGAGCTTTGGCCTTTAGTTATTCAACCTTCGTAATATTGTAAACTTAAGATTACAAGAGTTTGAGAGAAGTTGTATTCCTCACATTTTAGATCTCAAAAGCTTTAATCATAGGGAGACTTCAAATGATCTGAGTTTTGGCCTTCAACTCTCCCAAAAAAGTTGTAAACTTTAAATCGATTTGAACTTCAAGCttatgaaattcaaaaaagaTTTAGTCTaccaattcttcaattttttcaaaggTCATCTAAAGATctatcaaaactttaaaatcttgaaagtCGTGTAAATGAGTGTTTCATCCAAATTTCTCTCATTCAACAACCACACGTTATAAAACTTGCAACAACATGcagttatgtttttttttttcaaaaaggtAGAAGAAacaattcttaattaaaattaattacccAATTTTTAATCACGTGAtgatttttgtataatttaaatatatacacatatacatacattatTTTAGTCTCCATATGCTAAGACTACTTATGTTTactattgattaatttttcaaaacatttttattatttgttaacatttttactataatttggGAAAGATACTATcatattatatctttttcaataCATATAGATacgcatatatatatacacacacttgaatatttgaataggtaaaatataaaaggaaaccaattcaaaagtagagaaaatgatattaaaaaataaaaaagtccaAACAACATTACACAAACTCAAATggacaataatatataaaataattatgttcccagaaacaaacaaaatttataaacatttttcgttttaaaataattacaataattgaGTTTGTTTGTTCGTGTTAAGCAGACATTTATATCTATTCTCTATTAGATAATCTATCTTAATCTTACCATCTTTTTTCGCaataacaaatagaaaaagaaaatcatcatCAAAGAAATACTTCTTACTTAGAAAACATCACAACAGAATCACTGtcaactatatataataatatgttcACCATCACTTATGATATATCtattatttcattgtttttaaaaacaaacataaatcaCCTATAATTTCTTTGAAGTATATGTATTTCTAACATTTAATAATACCAACCATCAtacattataaaaataatgcaCTTGCTTCTTGCTattattagtataatataCTGTTGCCAAACTCCAGAAGCATGACTATATATTTAGAACTTCCCATGGTAGActtgtatttatttgttttcttttaagaaaaaaaaaaagataaaatactATATTGACTTTATATTTGGAGtctaattttaatctattttgaaatgtaaaagaaaaaagttttaatttaatctcttCATTTACAATAAGTGTTAAAAGCCAGTCTCTAGTGttagtttgaatttgaagttggATTTTTATACAATGTGCATATGTTTTCAaacatttgtaaataaaagatttatgctatttttttttatagaaagttaataatttatgGGTAGTAGACCCCAGTTAAAATAGAAGAATCccaaaaatacataaatcaaaatagttattttaatttattttttaacaatcaATATTTGAGGTAAGTAACTCCTTTCTAAAAATGTCAAAGCAATTCATTATTTGAGAGTATTGAAGTTGTcacaattcaaattctttcGTCCAACCTATTATAGGgtattttttataagtgtggagacttttaatattaataatcgcactttatttgaactttaaatgctaagaaataaataacacgtttgttaaaaatatctttGTCGATATTAATCTATACTAGAGGTTTgcacatattattttaatgtttatttcaCGTAGTAGGTGATCTTCTAAAATGTACTAATGcttaacatttataaaataatgttattttttaaaaagatttatgcaaaaagaaaagaaaaaaacaagtctTATCTTTGataaggaaaaaggaaatgaacaatacaaagtaaaaaaaaaaaaaaagagcaaagTTGAGTGTTGAGGGTATTCATTTTGTAGATGTTTGTTGTTTGCATATGTTAAATTCACGAATATAGCACATATTAGTAATTTAgcttgtttatatttttaactttttcgaTTTAGCGTAATGAATCTTCTCAATTAGGTAATTGAtcgatattttttaattaatatataataggATGTGTATgccatttaatttattgttttattagcATATGACCTgtaactttgaaaaaaatgaccAACATGAAAGTaaaacattaagaaaaatgaaaaagaagaagaattaataataaataaaaaaaaggtaagaGGCAAAATAGAAACTTCCctccaaaattaaatagataatAGAATGCATGATAAATggaaagaataatttttaaaataaaaacacaaaacaaacttgGTATTGACACTTTTCTAAAgtatttaactaaataatttgggataaaataaataataagctattcattattttaaagcCAACATATATAGAAAACTTAATATGATTATTTCAACGGGGACTCcaccaaataaattttgtttaattataaacatattatGTGTATGTATGGTTATGTCTTCATAAGTTAATTgaggaaacaaaagaataacaa
This genomic interval carries:
- the LOC101204244 gene encoding probable inactive dual specificity protein phosphatase-like At4g18593, which encodes MSEENNSSSESVSNPQVMYRCKKCRRIVATQESIITHERGKGESCFKWNKRSGNSQGIENKPADCTSIFVEPMKWMETLQDGHVEEKLVCIGCKARLGSFNWAGMQCSCGAWVNPAFQLHKGRLDECLM